From Cercospora beticola chromosome 6, complete sequence, a single genomic window includes:
- a CDS encoding uncharacterized protein (BUSCO:EOG09261QR5), whose product MPFTESTGHDAAAGAGVAEGRQSQRYGTTTPPPSHSPQSPALQQSPPRTALILYGSETGNAQDVAEEIGRMTERLRFDTTVLDLDSVVLKDLLRPTIVIFSISTTGQGEMPQNARGFWKKLLSSALKPGIFRRLRFSSFGLGDSSYAQYNVAHRLVCGRLTQLGAQSFCERGEGNEQHPEGHSAGFREWIVQLKQKLLEAFPLADDVEPIADDFFVEPKWKLVAQPAGDVLHANLNINGVHSTTDASADSADAGLPSSSLLPVVGSYAAHIEHNDRITPTKHFQDVRLLDLRVEEQVTYGPGAVAVIYPKNFPEDVQAFIELMKWQDVADLPLSLITNQDMLNNKLSTPSPLRNFKLSEVNLTLRWLLENVLDIMSIPRRSFFAGLVHFAGESTEDEAYQKERLLELANPELIDELWDYTTRPKRTIVEAMMDFTLIKIPWQYALTALPIMRGRQFSIASGGALKADDSGRTRVQLLIAIVDPPSPIIKYRRRYGVCTRYIATLKENQKISIGLQAGYLDVRPSELEVPVVMVGPGTGLAPMRSMVHERLLWAQEAQSGKDPTSLTGDILFFGCRNENSDYFFRDEWRAFAENDGLAVCTAFSRDQDKPRQYVQDQIRANGNKVCEALLQKHGKVYVCGSSGNMPKGVRQALIDAFMEHGAMSAEEAEAYLENMEKSGRYKQETW is encoded by the exons ATGCCATTCACGGAAAGCACTGGccacgatgcagcagcaggagcgggCGTTGCTGAGGGCAGGCAGAGTCAACGGTACGGCaccacaacaccacctccCTCGCACTCGCCACAGTCGCCAGCACTGCAGCA GAGCCCGCCGCGCACTGCCCTGATTCTCTATGGCTCTGAGACAGGCAATGCTCAGGATGTGGCAGAGGAGATTGGTCGCATGACTGAACGTCTGCGATTCGACACGACCGTCCTCGACCTCGACTCGGTCGTGTTGAAAGACCTCTTGCGGCCGACGATagtcatcttctccatctccaccACCGGACAAGGTGAGATGCCACAGAATGCCCGCGGCTtttggaagaagctgctcagCAGCGCCTTGAAGCCGGGCATTTTCCGTAGACTTCGTTTCTCTTCCTTTGGTCTTGGTGACAGCTCATATGCACAGTACAATGTGGCCCATCGTCTCGTCTGCGGCCGCCTCACCCAACTTGGAGCACAGAGCTTTTGCGAACGAGGTGAAGGCAACGAACAACATCCAGAGGGTCACAGTGCGGGCTTTCGTGAATGGATCGTGCAGCTCAAGCAGAAGTTATTGGAAGCATTTCCTCTGGCCGACGACGTCGAGCCGATAGCAGATGACTTCTTTGTCGAGCCCAAATGGAAGCTTGTGGCACAGCCGGCTGGAGATGTGCTACATGCTAACCTGAATATCAATGGCGTGCACAGTACCACGGATGCAAGCGCAGACTCGGCGGATGCGGGCCTACCGTCTtcatctctgctgccagtAGTCGGCTCATATGCTGCCCATATTGAGCACAACGATCGCATTACGCCTACGAAGCATTTCCAGGATGTGAGACTGCTAGATCTCCGCGTTGAGGAGCAGGTGACTTATGGTCCAGGCGCGGTCGCAGTGATATATCCCAAGAACTTCCCGGAAGACGTGCAAGCTTTCATCGAACTAATGAAGTGGCAAGATGTCGCAGACCTTCCGCTGTCGCTCATTACCAATCAAGATATGTTGAACAACAAGCTCTCCACGCCTTCGCCGTTGCGGAATTTCAAGTTATCAGAAGTGAATCTGACCTTACGATGGCTACTGGAGAATGTACTCGACATCATGTCCATACCTCGGAGATCATTTTTCGCCGGATTGGTGCATTTCGCTGGGGAAAGTACAGAAGATGAGGCGTATCAAAAGGAGCGTTTACTAGAGCTTGCCAATCCAGAGCTGATCGATGAGCTGTGGGACTACACCACGCGACCGAAACGAACGATAGTCGAAGCTATGATGGACTTTACCCTTATCAAAATCCCTTGGCAATACGCGCTGACCGCGCTTCCTATCATGCGAGGCCGGCAGTTCAGTATTGCTAGTGGTGGCGCATTGAAGGCTGACGACAGTGGCCGCACAAGGGTACAGCTCTTGATTGCCATTGTCGACCCTCCCAGTCCGATCATTAAGTATCGCAGGCGATACGGCGTGTGCACGAGGTACATCGCCACATTGAAGGAGAATCAGAAGATCAGTATTGGGCTCCAGGCAGGCTATCTCGACGTCCGGCCTTCAGAACTTGAGGTTCCCGTGGTCATGGTCGGGCCTGGTACCGGGCTGGCGCCAATGCGTTCGATGGTCCATGAGCGACTGTTATGGGCACAGGAAGCGCAAAGTGGAAAGGATCCGACGTCTCTGACTGGTGATATTCTTTTCTTTGGTTGTCGCAACGAGAACAGCGACTACTTCTTCCGCGACGAATGGCGGGCATTCGCGGAAAACGATGGACTTGCTGTTTGCACCGCCTTCTCTCGTGACCAGGACAAGCCGAGACAATACGTCCAAGACCAGATTCGAGCCAATGGAAACAAGGTCTGCGAAGCTCTGTTACAGAAGCACGGCAAAGTCTATGTCTGCGGATCGTCTGGGAACATGCCCAAAGGTGTTCGTCAAGCATTGATAGATGCTTTTATGGAACACGGCGCAATgtctgcagaagaagccgaggcATACCTGGAGAACATGGAGAAGAGCGGCCGCTACAAGCAAGAGACGTGGTAG
- a CDS encoding uncharacterized protein (BUSCO:EOG09263WWI) has protein sequence MATKLRILVPVKRVIDYAVKPRVNKAQTGVETNVKHSMNPFDELSIEEAVRMREAKKPVEDILAFSAGPAKSQDILRTAMAMGADRGILVQEDKVELEPLGVAKLLKKVVEQEDRNLVILGKQSIDDDANQTGQMLAGLLNWPQATQASKVDIADDGAVTVTREVDGGVETLKAKLPMIITTDLRLNEPRYASLPNIMKAKKKPLDKKTLKDYGLDGEKRLKTIKVAEPAARQGGGKVEDVDGMISKLKELGAL, from the exons ATGGCCACCAAACTACGGATATTGGTGCCAGTGAAGCGTGTCATTGACTATGCT GTCAAACCTCGCGTCAACAAGGCCCAGACGGGCGTCGAGACGAACGTCAAGCACTCGATGAATCCGTTCGACGAACTTTCGATCGAAGAGGCCGTCCGTATGCGCGAAGCGAAAAAGCCTGTCGAGGACATCCTTGCTTTCTCCGCTGGGCCAGCCAAGAGCCAGGACATTCTGCGCACTGCGATGGCTATGGGTGCCGATCGGGGCATTTTGGTGCAAGAAGACAAAGTGGAATTGGAGCCCTTGGGTGTCGCGAAACTGCTGAAGAAGGTCGTGGAGCAAGAAGACCGGAATCTGGTCATTCTGGGCAAGCAGTCGATCGACGATGATGCGAATCAGACGGGACAAATGCTTGCGGGGCTCCTCAACTGGCCGCAAGCGACACAAGCTAGCAAGGTCGATATTGCAGACGACGGAGCGGTCACTGTGACGAGGGAAGTGGATGGCGGAGTGGAGACTTTGAAGGCCAAGCTGCCCATGATTATCACCACGGACCTGAGGTTGAACGAGCCGAGGTATGCGTCGCTGCCGAATATtatgaaggcgaagaagaagccgttgGACAAGAAGACGCTCAAGGACTATGGGCTAGACGGCGAGAAGAGGCTGAAGACGATCAAAGTCGCTGAGCCAGCGGCGAGGCAAGGCGGCGGTAAAGTGGAGGACGTCGATGGCATGATCTCGAAGCTCAAGGAATTGGGCGCGTTGTAG